Genomic DNA from Haloarcula marina:
CCCCGAGACGCCGGTGTTCACGGACTTCTACCTCCCGTCGGCCGGAGGGTCGGTCAACGCCGTCTTCGGGATGGACCTCGGGACGCCCGCCGGACAGACGCAGGGCCGGTTCGTCTCCCACCCCGGCGGCTACATGGGCGTCAGCAAGACCGACGACCTCCACGAGGTGGTGTTCGTCGCGATTCCGCCGTGGGACGACGAGAGTTTCGGGGCGTTCGACCGCTCGGGTAGGAAGCAGGAGGTCACCGTCCTCGACGTGGAACCGCCCGAGGAGTCGCTCGCCTGATTATTCGAGGTAGCCGAGGTCGCGCAGTTGGTCGGCGATGTCCTGAAACTGCGCCTCCGTCAGTTCGCCCTCTCGTTGGTGTTGGACGACGATGCTGCGCAGGAGGAACCGGACCAAATCGGACGTACTGGAGAAACTGGTCCCCTCGATAGTACCTTCGACGCGCTCCGCGAGGTCTTTCGGGATGGATACCGTTGTGTAGTCGGCCATACGCGACGGGAAGATAGCGACGCTGAAAACGGTTGTGTCCGCGGTTCAGCGAGGCTCGTCGGCCTCGGTGTCGAACTGCCCGGCGGTCGCCGAACTGGTCGGTGAGAACATCATCGGCGCGCGGTCGGTGCGTGACTCGCGCCCAAAGGTCGGGATTTCGGTGGGATACGCTTCGTCGTCGGTGGGTGTCGTGATTCGGGTTGTCATCCTGGGGGTCGTGTGGGGGTCGTGTGTCGGTCGTCGAACTGGGCTGTGAACGGGCGTGCGGCGCAAGCTTTGGGTACAAGCATAGGCTACCCCCACCTTTCGCCCCATCTATAATAAAAGTTAATGATTGACTATCGGCGGCTACAGGACCAACCGATTCTCGTACTCCGTGAGGTTCTCGTAGCCGTCCTCGGTGACGACGACGAGGTCTTCGATGCGGACGCCGCCGACTTCGGGGTCATAGAGGCCCGGTTCGATGGTGACGACGTGTCCCGGTTTCAGTTCGCCGCCAGCGGGCGAGAGGCGCGGGAGTTCGTGAACGTCGAGGCCGACGCCGTGGCCGGTGCTGTGGATGAATCCGGTCTCGGCGCGGTCGTCGCTCCGGAGCGTCGGCAGTCCGGCGTCCTCGTACACGTCACAGACCGCGTCGTGGACCGCTTTGCCGGTCGCCCCGGGTTCCAGCGCGTCGAACGCCGCGTCCATCGCTCGTTCGGTCAGGTCGTACCACTCCCGTATCGTCTCGCTCGGTTCGCCGACGCTGAACGTGCGGGTCATGTCCGCGTGGTACTTCGTCGCCTTGTCCTGCGGGAAGATGTCGACGATGATGGCCGCCTCGGCCGAGAGGGGGCCGCTGCCGCGGTCGTGCGGGTCGGCGGCGTCGCTCCCGCAGGCGACGATGGTCTCGTCGAGCGAACAGCCGTGTCGCAGGAGCGTCACCTCAATCTCCTCTTTGACGCGTTCGCTCGTCAGCGCCTCGCCGTCGTGTTCGAGCGTCCCGTCGTCGGCGACCGTGGCCGACCGCAGGAGGTCTTCGGCGGCCTGCATCGACGCCTCGTTGGCCCGTTGGGCGGCGCGGACGTGGTCGATTTCCTCCTCCGTCTTGGTCGCGCGAATCTCGGTGACGACGCCGTCGGTGTCGGCGGTCACGGAGACGCCGCGAGCGCGGAG
This window encodes:
- a CDS encoding CopG family ribbon-helix-helix protein, with the protein product MADYTTVSIPKDLAERVEGTIEGTSFSSTSDLVRFLLRSIVVQHQREGELTEAQFQDIADQLRDLGYLE
- a CDS encoding M24 family metallopeptidase, translating into MDPDFSALDGYLDDRDTDGYLVDADSTDSDQYYLSGFDAPDPFVTLYDGETHLLFPRSLEYGRAVREARAESVERYVDFDHAKLVDEHGPEEAVSHVLARFLRSYDVDSVAVPPRFPLKTADGLRARGVSVTADTDGVVTEIRATKTEEEIDHVRAAQRANEASMQAAEDLLRSATVADDGTLEHDGEALTSERVKEEIEVTLLRHGCSLDETIVACGSDAADPHDRGSGPLSAEAAIIVDIFPQDKATKYHADMTRTFSVGEPSETIREWYDLTERAMDAAFDALEPGATGKAVHDAVCDVYEDAGLPTLRSDDRAETGFIHSTGHGVGLDVHELPRLSPAGGELKPGHVVTIEPGLYDPEVGGVRIEDLVVVTEDGYENLTEYENRLVL